One Oryza glaberrima chromosome 11, OglaRS2, whole genome shotgun sequence genomic region harbors:
- the LOC127754672 gene encoding uncharacterized protein LOC127754672, with protein LKNVGRTLNRRGVRRLNRFVNHLLLLRDRSTCLNACEVNLGAIWSQDDPCINLWIRHALLCETQALQVHLSIDSDSYELEDVALVSQRLMRLDLCSVVLKDYFLNFLCCPVLKELLMRKCCIKARKISSESLKRLTAVDCSFYSYPRVRIFLPSLVALELTGPQENTPVLESMPSLLTETIELTYCDDHCGKEEFGGLCDYNACDSCGANGGSSGYCAYFYLKISFMDYESLNLYYVVSYSHLSIGWNRKGANRKSVCI; from the coding sequence CTGAAGAACGTGGGAAGGACGCTCAACCGGCGCGGAGTCAGGAGACTGAACAGGTTTGTGAACCACCTGTTGCTCCTCCGTGACCGTAGCACATGCCTGAATGCGTGTGAGGTAAATCTCGGTGCGATCTGGAGCCAGGATGATCCATGTATCAACCTATGGATTCGTCATGCCCTTCTGTGCGAAACTCAAGCTCTACAGGTTCATCTAAGCATTGATAGCGACAGCTATGAACTGGAAGATGTGGCTCTTGTCTCCCAGCGTTTGATGAGGTTGGACCTTTGCAGTGTGGTGCTAAAAGACTACTTTCTCAATTTTTTGTGCTGCCCAGTACTGAAGGAGCTATTGATGAGGAAGTGCTGTATTAAAGCTCGCAAAATCTCATCCGAATCCCTGAAACGGCTGACTGCAGTTGACTGTTCATTTTATTCATATCCCCGAGTACGAATTTTTCTCCCAAGTCTTGTTGCACTGGAGTTAACTGGACCTCAGGAGAATACTCCTGTTCTGGAAAGTATGCCATCTTTATTAACGGAAACTATAGAACTCACTTACTGTGATGATCATTGTGGTAAAGAAGAATTTGGGGGTTTATGTGACTATAATGCCTGTGACAGTTGTGGTGCTAATGGGGGCAGCAGCGGATATTGTGCATATTTCTATTTAAAGATATCATTCATGGATTATGAGTCATTGAATTTATACTATGTTGTTTCATACAGCCACCTGTCAATTGGATGGAACAGGAAGGGAGCTAACAGAAAATCTGTTTGCATTTAA